GGGCCCTCACCCGGCCGCGCTGACACGCGTGCCACCCTCTCCCACAAACAGCGTGGGAGAGGGGGTACACACCAGAGTCGGGTGCGCGGGGTTGGTCTGGTGCTCGGGTAGGCGCCCCCCATCCCCAGCCCTTCCCCCGCAAACTGCGCGGGGGAAGGGAGCCAGTGTGGCGCGTCACCGAAGCTGTCGCGAACACGAAAGCGTGTCATCCTGAGCCCCAGGCGCACCGCATTATCCCGTACGACAAGCCACGCGGGGCGAAGGATCTAGCCGCGGATACGTACCAGCCCGGGCGCGGCAGCGGTCACCGTAGCAGAGGCCTCGGCTGCCGTGGGGCCCGGCGCCCGTCCTCGCTTATGCTCGTCCACCCTCTCCCACGAACAGCGTGGGCGAGGGAGTACACACCAGACCGGGGGCAGTGCGTCCAAGGCCGGCGCGGCGACCGGCTCTGTCACCGAAGCCGAGGCCTCGGCCCTGCTGGGGCGAATGAATTCGCGGCAACGACGGCCCAAAGTCCGCCTTCGCGGACTGCAAGCGGAGTCGAGTGCGACAGGCCCACCGAAGCGCACCGGACTGGCTCCCTTCCCCCGCGGCAGTTTGCGGGGGAAGGGCTGGGGATGGGGGGCTCCCGAGGCATGCACCAATCCCCGCTCTCACGCGATCGAATTCTCCCCTCTCCGCACGTAGTTTGTGCGGGGAGGGGCCGGGGGAGGGGCCACCCTTGGGCCTGCGCCGACCCCTGTGACAGCGCCGCCCCCCCCGCATCCCCCCAACAACCCGGCCCCGCCCCCGAATTTCGGGAGCGGGGCCGGGGTGCCGTGCGGCAGCCTGCGGGCGATCAGTACCCGTCGCGGCCGCGGCCGTAGCCGCGGTAGCCCCGGTCGTACTGGTCGCCATTCATGTTGCCGTAGTACGGCTCGTTGCCGATGCCGCCGGCCCCGCTGGCGCCCTGGTACCCGTTGTCGTACTGGCCCCGGCCTCGGCCGGCGTTCCAGCCGGCCCCACGGTTCATGTCGCCGCCCGGGCGCATCCCGCCGGCGGAGCCGCCCATCATCCCCCGCCCGCCGAAGTCGCGGCCGTAGCCGCCCCGCGCGCCGTAGCCGGGCCGGGCGTCGTCACCATCGAACGCGTTCTCCACCTGGTCCCACCCGCGGCGGACGGCGTTCTGGGCGCGGTCCATCCAGCCGCCGCCCTGGTCGTGCCCGCCCATCGCACGGCCGCGGTCCATTCCCCCGCCCATGTAGCCGTTTCCGGCGCCGTGGCCCATCCGCCCCGAGCCCCAGTTGTGGCCCCATTCGGCGTCGCCGCTGCCCAGGTTCCACCCGCGGTCGCGCCCCAGGCCGCCCTGGTTCATCCCGCCGCCCTGGTAGCCGGAGTCGTAGCCGCGGCCCATGTCGCGCCCGCCGCCATGGCCCTGCGGCCCGTACCAGCCGGCGTGGAAGGGACTGGTGTCGCTGCCGCGGTTGCCGCCCAGGTCCACGTCGCGGTCCAGGCGGTCGGCGGCGTCAGCCGTCCAGGCGCCGTCCGTCCACGCGTTGGCGCCGCTGGTGTAGTTGCGGCCGCCCCCGCCGCGGTGGGTGCCGCCGTAGTTGCCGCCGGCGTCCATCGTCGAGCGGTTCTCGTAGTCCTGGCGCATGTGGTCGCTCATCCCGGCCTGGTGCACGTCCTGGCCCTGGAAGGCGCGCCGCAGGGCGTTCCCCGCCCGGTCGAAGAAGCCGCCGTCACGGTGCCCGCCCATGCCACGGTTTCCATACTCGTCGCTGCGGTCCCAGTTCGCCATCGTCGCCTCCTGCGTTATCGGGAATTCCGGCCCTCGCGGGCCGCCGACCTGAGGCGCCGTACGGGTGCAATGTCCGTTCCAGCCAACGGGTTGCGGCGTTCCTCCATCCGCGACGGAGCTTGATCCGGAAGCGCCCTCCGGCTACGTTGCCGGTTTCCCGCCGCGACCGGTGCGGCGGCCTTGTGCACGACCCTTTTCCGGCCCCGGCCGGCTGGTGCTGACGACGATGGACGATACCGTGTTCGGCGTGCTGCGGGCCCACTCCGAGTTCCGCGACCTTGACGACGCCGAGGTGCGCGCGCTGGCCGAGCTGGCCCAGGTGAAGCAGTGCCCGGCGGGCGGATACCTGTTCCGCGAAAGCCAGCCGCGCCGCGCCTTCGGCATCGTCGTGCGCGGGCGGGTGCAGATCGGCAAGGGGTTCCAGGGCGCGCCGCGCGTGCTTCACGTGCTGGGGGCGGGCGAGTCGTACGGCGAGGGAAGCCTGCTGGACGACTATCCCCACTCCACCAGCGGGCTGGTGAGCGAGGACGTGGAGCTCGTTGAGATCCCCCGCTCGGCCCTGATGGAACTGGTGGAGCGGAACCCCCGGCTGGGCGGCAAGCTCGTGATGGTGGCCGCGCGGGTGATTTCGTCACGCCTGCGATACGCCAACCACCTGGTCAACCGCCGCGGTTCGGGGTACCTGTCGGGGGAGACGAGGACCGAGCACGACCTGCTGGGCGAGCGGCAGCTGTCGGTAGACCTGTACTACGGCGTGCAGACGCTGCGGGCCACCGAGAACTTTCCCATCACCGGCATCACCATCGGCCAGTACCCGTACCTGATCAACGCGCTGGCCGCCATCAAGGAAGCGGCGGCCATGGCCAACCGCGACCTGGGGCTGCTGACCGACGAGGTGGCCGATGCCATCATCGCGGCCAGCCGCGAGATCCGCGACGGCAAGCTTCACGAGCAGTTCGTGGTCGACGTGGTGCAGGGGGGCGCCGGCACCTCCACCAACATGAACGCCAACGAGGTGATCGCCAACCGCGCGCAGGAAATCCTGGGCCGGCGCAAGGGCGACTACGACGTGGTGCACCCCAACAACCACGTGAATCTCAGCCAGTCGACCAACGACGTCTATCCCACCGCGCTCAAGATCGCCGCCAACTGGGCCATCGAAGACCTGGTGCGCGCCCTGGGCGAGCTGAAGGACGCGTTCCACCA
This Longimicrobium sp. DNA region includes the following protein-coding sequences:
- the aspA gene encoding aspartate ammonia-lyase, producing MDDTVFGVLRAHSEFRDLDDAEVRALAELAQVKQCPAGGYLFRESQPRRAFGIVVRGRVQIGKGFQGAPRVLHVLGAGESYGEGSLLDDYPHSTSGLVSEDVELVEIPRSALMELVERNPRLGGKLVMVAARVISSRLRYANHLVNRRGSGYLSGETRTEHDLLGERQLSVDLYYGVQTLRATENFPITGITIGQYPYLINALAAIKEAAAMANRDLGLLTDEVADAIIAASREIRDGKLHEQFVVDVVQGGAGTSTNMNANEVIANRAQEILGRRKGDYDVVHPNNHVNLSQSTNDVYPTALKIAANWAIEDLVRALGELKDAFHQKGAEFGHVLKMGRTQLQDAVPMTLGQEFNAFGVTIGEDMDRLREAAALIRETNMGATAIGTGINTDPRYAGVVCQRLCEVTGLELVTAPDLIEATSDTGAFVQLSGILKRVAVKLSKICNDLRLLSSGPRAGLGEINLPPMQPGSSIMPGKVNPVIPEVVNMVCFQVVGNDLTITMAAEAGQLQLNVFEPVIGFNLFQSIDMLVRGAVVLRGRCVLGITANVDRLRAMVENSIGLVTALVPYIGYERSSELALEAMATGRGVFELVREKGWLPEARLAEIMTPEGMTHPRPMPLQDA